A portion of the Leptospira kanakyensis genome contains these proteins:
- a CDS encoding DUF2126 domain-containing protein: MSIRVALSHITTYQYDKSIKLSPHVIRLRPAPHTKNHIVSYSLNILPEQKFLNWQQDPFGNYLARLVFPEKTNILQVAVDLVTDLNVINPFDFFVEEYAENFPFTYDKVLKKELAPYLKVKKPGKLLAPYLKTIDKTPKRTVEFLVALNAKIYSDVGYVIRMESGIQTPELTLSSRMGSCRDSAYLLVQILRNMGLAARFVSGYLIQLKADVKSLDGPSGAESDFTDLHAWAEVYLPGAGWVGLDPTSGLFTGEGHIPLAATPEPESAGPIYGFAEKAKAEFSFHMGVERVLETPRVTLPYQGEDWERIIRLGDSIDKRIRKNDIRLTIGGEPTFVSTENREAPEWNFDALGFEKYSKSEQLIKRLGKHFAPGGLLQYGQGKWYPGEPVPRWAMISYWRKDGEPIWNHPYLLADDRYTGSATTEDARRFVSALGSHLNIPSKSIHTAYEDNLYYLWQEANLPTETELMLDGLNTYDKMERERILRVIDSGIHREVGYTIPLDYDSFRSSWISDEWSFRRGKMFLIPGDSPIGLRLPLHSLGGKPYYPYPEDPSTPKPSLPKAKELGQSPFTSTNISYSIGGIHTRTALCVEPRNGNIRVFLPPIQSLEGWLRLIYAIEQTALETDIPIVLEGYEAPHDPRLNRFKITPDPGVIEVNFHPSSSFGEIVEKTQVLYEEASQLRLTAEKFLIDGRHSGTGGGNHITLGGASVGDSPFLRKPSLLRSLVAYWQNHPGLSYLFSGMFIGPTSQSPRIDEARNDSLHELKIAFQQIDSNRHTPPWMLDRVLRNILIDITGNTHRTEISIDKLFDPGSPTGRLGLIEMRAFEMPPHYQMSVIQQAFMMAIICRFWEDPYYGSPINWNTELHDRFMLPYFVYRDFKEVIQDLQNSGFGFLSKDFDPFFEFRFPQYGICYLDGMEIELRMALEPWNVLGEENTAQGTSRGVDSATERVQVKVKGFHPERYRLSCNGYEVPLQPTAVQNEYVAGVRFKAWTPVFTLHPQIPAQQSLVFDVYDTWNHRALGGCTYHVSHPGGLSYQTIPINGYEAESRRISRFWTHGHKIGKSLPPIRLENKAFPSTLDLRMVTFK; encoded by the coding sequence ATGAGTATACGAGTTGCACTGTCCCATATTACAACCTACCAATATGATAAGTCGATAAAATTATCACCTCATGTGATCCGGCTGAGACCAGCACCACATACCAAAAATCATATTGTTTCTTATTCTCTAAATATATTACCGGAACAAAAATTTCTCAACTGGCAACAAGATCCATTTGGGAATTATTTAGCGAGGTTGGTATTTCCAGAAAAAACCAATATTTTACAAGTAGCCGTCGACTTAGTCACCGATTTAAACGTAATCAATCCTTTTGATTTTTTTGTAGAAGAGTATGCAGAGAACTTTCCTTTTACATACGATAAGGTTTTAAAAAAGGAACTCGCTCCTTATTTAAAAGTTAAAAAACCCGGGAAGTTACTTGCCCCGTACTTAAAAACAATAGATAAAACGCCGAAAAGAACGGTTGAGTTTTTGGTAGCATTAAATGCAAAAATTTACTCTGACGTTGGTTATGTGATCCGAATGGAATCAGGAATCCAAACTCCAGAGTTAACTCTTTCTTCAAGAATGGGTTCCTGTCGTGATTCTGCTTATTTGCTGGTTCAAATTCTTAGAAATATGGGCCTTGCTGCCAGATTTGTTTCTGGTTATCTGATTCAACTAAAAGCCGATGTAAAGTCTCTGGATGGACCCTCCGGTGCAGAATCTGATTTTACAGACTTACATGCTTGGGCAGAGGTTTATTTGCCTGGTGCGGGTTGGGTGGGTCTTGATCCTACTTCTGGTTTGTTTACGGGAGAAGGGCATATCCCTTTGGCTGCGACCCCGGAACCGGAATCAGCGGGTCCTATTTATGGATTTGCGGAAAAAGCCAAAGCCGAGTTTTCCTTTCATATGGGAGTAGAACGTGTTTTGGAAACTCCAAGAGTCACCTTACCTTACCAAGGCGAAGATTGGGAACGCATCATACGTTTGGGTGATTCCATTGATAAACGAATTCGAAAAAATGATATCAGACTTACGATTGGTGGAGAACCAACTTTTGTTTCTACGGAAAATCGTGAAGCACCGGAATGGAATTTTGATGCCTTAGGTTTTGAAAAATATTCTAAATCAGAACAACTCATCAAACGGCTGGGGAAACATTTTGCTCCTGGTGGATTACTTCAATATGGCCAAGGGAAATGGTATCCAGGAGAACCTGTCCCTCGTTGGGCCATGATTTCATATTGGCGTAAAGATGGTGAACCTATCTGGAACCATCCGTATTTACTTGCAGATGATCGTTATACAGGTTCAGCCACAACAGAAGATGCCAGAAGGTTCGTGAGTGCGTTGGGAAGTCATCTAAACATTCCTTCCAAATCCATTCATACAGCTTATGAAGATAATTTGTATTATCTTTGGCAAGAAGCAAATTTACCTACTGAAACAGAACTTATGTTAGATGGTTTAAATACCTACGATAAAATGGAACGAGAACGTATTTTAAGAGTCATCGATTCTGGTATCCATCGCGAAGTTGGATATACTATTCCATTGGATTATGATTCTTTCCGCTCATCATGGATATCCGATGAATGGAGTTTTCGCCGAGGGAAAATGTTTTTAATTCCTGGTGATTCGCCAATTGGATTACGACTTCCTTTACATTCCTTAGGCGGAAAACCATATTATCCTTATCCAGAAGATCCTTCGACTCCGAAACCTTCTTTACCAAAAGCAAAGGAATTGGGTCAGTCTCCGTTTACATCAACAAACATTAGTTATTCTATCGGAGGAATTCATACAAGGACAGCTCTTTGTGTAGAACCTCGAAATGGAAATATCAGAGTGTTTTTACCACCGATTCAATCATTGGAAGGTTGGCTCCGTCTCATTTATGCCATTGAACAGACTGCTTTAGAAACAGATATACCGATTGTATTGGAAGGTTATGAAGCACCTCATGATCCTAGACTCAATCGTTTTAAAATTACACCGGATCCCGGAGTGATTGAGGTCAACTTTCATCCTTCTTCTTCTTTTGGAGAAATTGTAGAAAAAACGCAAGTTCTATATGAAGAAGCTTCGCAACTGCGATTGACTGCAGAGAAATTTTTAATCGATGGTCGTCATTCAGGTACTGGTGGTGGAAATCATATCACTCTTGGCGGGGCATCTGTTGGCGACAGTCCTTTCTTACGAAAACCTTCGCTTCTACGAAGTTTGGTGGCGTATTGGCAAAATCATCCAGGACTTTCTTATTTGTTTTCTGGAATGTTCATTGGACCTACCTCTCAATCACCGAGAATTGATGAAGCTAGAAATGATTCCTTACATGAATTAAAAATTGCCTTCCAACAAATTGATTCCAATAGACATACACCACCGTGGATGTTGGATCGTGTTCTCAGAAATATTTTAATCGATATCACTGGGAACACACACCGAACAGAAATATCGATTGATAAACTTTTTGATCCAGGATCACCAACGGGACGTTTGGGTCTAATTGAAATGCGTGCATTTGAAATGCCACCTCATTACCAAATGAGTGTCATCCAACAAGCATTTATGATGGCGATCATTTGTCGGTTTTGGGAAGATCCATATTATGGAAGTCCAATCAATTGGAATACAGAATTACATGATCGTTTTATGTTGCCTTACTTTGTATATCGTGACTTTAAAGAAGTGATCCAAGATTTACAAAATAGTGGCTTTGGATTTTTATCAAAAGACTTTGATCCATTTTTTGAATTTCGATTTCCTCAATATGGAATTTGTTATTTAGATGGAATGGAAATTGAATTACGAATGGCTTTGGAACCTTGGAATGTACTTGGTGAAGAAAACACAGCACAAGGAACATCGAGAGGAGTAGACTCTGCTACCGAACGAGTTCAAGTCAAAGTCAAAGGATTTCATCCAGAAAGATATCGTTTGAGTTGTAACGGCTACGAAGTTCCACTACAACCGACCGCTGTTCAAAATGAATATGTTGCTGGTGTCAGGTTTAAGGCTTGGACTCCTGTTTTTACTTTACATCCGCAAATACCTGCGCAACAATCTTTAGTGTTTGATGTTTATGATACTTGGAATCATAGAGCACTCGGGGGATGTACATACCACGTCTCACATCCAGGAGGATTGTCTTACCAAACCATTCCTATCAATGGGTATGAAGCAGAATCCAGAAGGATCTCTCGTTTTTGGACTCATGGACACAAGATTGGAAAAAGCCTTCCACCAATTCGATTGGAAAATAAAGCCTTCCCATCAACATTGGATCTTAGGATGGTAACATTCAAGTAG
- a CDS encoding alpha-E domain-containing protein has translation MLSRVAESVFWMNRYIERAENYSRFIDVNHQLSLDLHEEVPNQWLPLVHTTGDIELFEKRYSSPSPVNVIRFMTFDEENPNSIFQCLSRARENARTIRENISTSMWEVLNEFYLFVKDYRKVYLESSELHGDTLSMGLSDFLSTVRKSCQSFYGCSDATISHDEVWNFSLLGRFLERADKTTRILDMKYFILLPSVHDVGSTLDLLQWLSLLKSASAHEMYNQKYKRVDPTDIAEFLILNETFPRSIFFCIQEMQEALEKISGIKEGLPRNLAQDATTVYLNRLRSENIKSIFDKGLHEYLDDIQIELNHIGSKIVERFFTN, from the coding sequence ATGTTAAGCAGAGTTGCCGAATCAGTTTTTTGGATGAATCGATATATCGAGAGGGCAGAAAATTACTCAAGATTTATTGATGTCAATCACCAGTTATCTTTAGATTTGCATGAAGAGGTGCCGAACCAATGGTTGCCTCTCGTACATACTACAGGAGATATTGAATTATTTGAGAAAAGGTATTCTAGTCCAAGTCCAGTCAATGTCATACGGTTTATGACTTTTGACGAAGAGAATCCGAATTCTATTTTTCAATGTCTTTCGAGAGCCCGTGAGAATGCCCGAACCATTCGCGAAAACATTTCCACTTCTATGTGGGAAGTGTTAAACGAGTTTTATCTCTTTGTAAAAGATTATCGTAAAGTTTACTTAGAAAGTTCTGAACTACATGGAGATACTCTTTCGATGGGGCTCTCCGATTTTCTCAGTACAGTTCGAAAAAGTTGCCAAAGTTTTTATGGATGTTCTGATGCTACCATCTCTCATGATGAGGTTTGGAACTTTTCCTTGTTGGGCAGGTTCTTAGAACGAGCAGACAAAACCACACGAATCTTAGATATGAAGTACTTTATCCTACTTCCTTCTGTTCATGATGTGGGTTCCACATTAGATTTATTACAATGGTTATCCCTTTTGAAATCGGCATCTGCACATGAGATGTACAATCAAAAATACAAACGTGTTGATCCCACTGATATTGCAGAGTTTTTGATTTTGAATGAAACCTTTCCTAGATCCATTTTCTTTTGTATCCAAGAGATGCAAGAGGCTTTGGAAAAAATTTCTGGAATTAAGGAAGGTTTGCCAAGGAACTTAGCGCAAGATGCAACTACAGTATATTTGAATCGTTTGCGATCAGAAAATATCAAATCCATTTTTGATAAAGGTCTACATGAATACCTGGATGATATTCAGATAGAACTCAATCATATAGGTTCCAAAATTGTGGAACGATTTTTTACAAACTAA
- a CDS encoding circularly permuted type 2 ATP-grasp protein — translation MFIADYSAKNIYDEMFSSEGFPRKSYDFVKTKMESLGGIELVKRSTSAERALMSLGITFTLYGDGGEQERIMPFDVIPRIVPSEEWISMEKGLKQRIQALNLFLTDIYGEGKILKDKIIPRELIESSSGYLKQCIGLKPPKDIWIHITGTDLVRDGAGAFHVLEDNLRCPSGVSYVLENREVMKRTFPELFEKLNIRQVYDYPYHLRSMLENLTDVVDPVIAVWTPGVFNSAYYEHSFLAQKMGVYLVEGSDLIVENHKVYMKTTKGLRKVDVIYRRIDDTFMDQSSFRPDSLLGVKGIFEAFKRGNVALANAPGTGVADDKVIYSYVPKIIKYYLGEEPIIPNVPTYLCSEEADLKFVLDNIHNLVVKAANGAGGYGMIIGPKASKQEQEDFKELIKADPRNYIAQPVLNLSTVPTLIADKIESRHVDLRPFILYGKDIYVMPGGLTRVALRKGSLVVNSSQGGGSKDTWVLG, via the coding sequence ATGTTTATCGCAGACTATAGTGCCAAAAATATATATGATGAGATGTTTTCCAGCGAAGGTTTTCCTCGCAAAAGTTATGACTTCGTAAAAACAAAAATGGAGAGTTTGGGTGGGATCGAACTCGTAAAACGTAGTACTTCGGCAGAAAGGGCTCTCATGTCACTTGGGATCACCTTTACTCTGTATGGTGATGGTGGTGAACAAGAAAGGATCATGCCTTTTGATGTCATTCCTCGTATTGTTCCAAGTGAAGAATGGATCAGTATGGAAAAAGGACTCAAACAAAGAATCCAAGCACTTAATTTATTTCTAACAGATATTTATGGAGAAGGAAAAATTCTTAAAGATAAAATCATTCCTCGCGAATTGATTGAGTCAAGTTCCGGATATCTCAAACAATGTATTGGTTTAAAACCTCCCAAAGATATTTGGATTCATATTACTGGAACGGATTTGGTGCGTGATGGAGCTGGTGCCTTCCATGTGTTAGAAGATAACTTACGTTGCCCATCTGGTGTTTCTTATGTATTGGAAAACCGTGAAGTGATGAAACGAACTTTTCCTGAACTATTCGAAAAGTTAAACATCCGCCAAGTTTATGATTATCCTTATCACTTAAGATCAATGTTAGAGAATCTAACAGACGTAGTCGATCCAGTGATTGCTGTTTGGACTCCTGGTGTTTTTAACTCTGCGTATTATGAACATAGCTTTTTGGCACAAAAGATGGGTGTATATCTTGTTGAAGGATCGGATCTCATCGTAGAAAATCACAAAGTTTATATGAAAACTACCAAAGGACTTCGTAAAGTCGATGTGATTTATCGAAGGATTGATGATACCTTTATGGATCAGTCAAGTTTTAGGCCGGACTCTTTACTTGGTGTGAAAGGAATTTTTGAAGCATTCAAAAGAGGAAATGTTGCCCTTGCCAATGCTCCTGGAACTGGAGTGGCTGATGATAAAGTAATTTATTCTTATGTTCCAAAGATCATTAAATACTACTTAGGTGAAGAACCGATCATTCCGAATGTTCCTACTTACCTTTGTTCTGAAGAAGCCGATTTAAAATTTGTTTTGGATAACATTCACAACCTGGTTGTCAAAGCTGCAAATGGTGCTGGTGGTTATGGAATGATCATTGGTCCAAAAGCAAGTAAACAAGAACAAGAAGATTTTAAGGAACTGATCAAAGCAGATCCAAGAAATTATATTGCTCAGCCGGTTTTAAATCTTTCCACAGTTCCTACGCTCATTGCAGATAAAATCGAATCAAGACATGTTGATTTAAGGCCGTTCATTTTGTACGGAAAAGATATATATGTAATGCCGGGTGGATTAACTCGCGTTGCGCTTCGTAAAGGATCACTTGTGGTCAATTCATCCCAGGGAGGCGGTTCAAAAGACACCTGGGTTCTAGGATAA